A single window of Gemmatimonadota bacterium DNA harbors:
- a CDS encoding LysM peptidoglycan-binding domain-containing protein, whose product MNRISAAFLIFALGALTAGCANTPPATSPLSVNPAEDIPGMTSPVLRAREDYLGGVRAFVEEDYESTEELLARCLSQLEPITEDHWRNEEERREARQLQTKTHYFLQKISERRATTPDSLLAAPEVEENADSSWKLVTRPITPEYNSRVEEWVHYFMTDGHPDMEKWLSRQPRYQPVFDRIFARYGLPRELTYHGMIESGFSTDAYSWAHAAGLWQFIRGTGRKYDLRIDWWVDERRDPEKSTEAAARYLRDLYGEFGDWNLALAAYNAGEGKVRAQIRRQGTADFWRLRLPRETRNHIPKFYAAMSIAMNPLQHGLHPEYTRADHVEPLEVDFCVDFDVLGRCCGVSAQILADLNPALIRKCTPPGGTPYTVHVPMGTAERGRRMLARIPSSERVEWVHHTVRRGETLSGIALRYGTTVSAIVGANTLRNAHLLSMGQDLLIPRGAKTAPALVSGGSSGQRPVHYVVKRGDTLSEIAEAYGTSTRRVRSWNNLRGATIHPGDKLTLYMSANAPAAPSGVTVRIRQGDTLWDLARTYEVSLAEVLKANNLSRSGVIRPGDRIRIPATGL is encoded by the coding sequence TTGAACCGGATCTCTGCGGCATTCCTGATCTTCGCCCTCGGAGCACTGACTGCGGGGTGCGCAAACACTCCTCCCGCCACTTCGCCTCTGTCGGTGAATCCCGCCGAGGACATCCCCGGGATGACCTCCCCCGTTCTTCGCGCCCGCGAAGACTACCTTGGCGGCGTTCGAGCGTTCGTGGAGGAGGACTACGAAAGCACCGAGGAGCTTCTCGCGCGGTGTCTCAGCCAGCTGGAACCCATCACCGAGGACCACTGGAGGAACGAAGAGGAGCGCCGCGAAGCCCGCCAGCTTCAAACGAAGACGCACTACTTTCTGCAGAAGATCTCCGAGCGCAGGGCCACGACGCCGGATTCCCTGCTAGCTGCGCCGGAAGTGGAAGAAAACGCCGACTCATCCTGGAAGCTCGTCACAAGGCCCATCACCCCGGAGTACAACAGCCGTGTTGAGGAGTGGGTTCATTACTTCATGACCGACGGTCACCCGGACATGGAGAAGTGGCTCTCCCGGCAACCCCGATACCAGCCGGTGTTCGACCGCATCTTCGCCCGGTATGGACTCCCGCGCGAACTCACCTACCACGGGATGATCGAAAGCGGGTTTTCCACGGACGCTTATTCGTGGGCTCACGCGGCGGGCCTGTGGCAGTTCATTCGAGGAACCGGACGGAAGTACGACCTCCGGATCGACTGGTGGGTGGATGAACGCCGGGATCCGGAGAAGTCCACCGAAGCGGCCGCGCGTTACCTCCGCGATCTCTACGGGGAGTTCGGCGACTGGAACCTCGCTCTGGCGGCATACAATGCCGGCGAAGGCAAGGTTCGCGCGCAGATCCGCCGGCAGGGAACCGCGGACTTCTGGCGGCTTCGCCTTCCGCGCGAGACCCGGAACCACATCCCCAAGTTCTATGCGGCCATGTCCATCGCGATGAACCCGCTTCAGCACGGGCTGCACCCCGAGTACACCCGTGCGGATCATGTCGAGCCGCTGGAAGTCGACTTTTGCGTGGACTTCGATGTTCTGGGCCGGTGCTGTGGAGTGTCCGCGCAGATTCTCGCGGACCTGAACCCGGCACTCATTCGAAAGTGCACCCCGCCCGGGGGTACGCCTTATACCGTCCATGTCCCCATGGGGACTGCGGAGCGGGGTCGCCGGATGCTCGCCCGGATCCCGTCGTCGGAGCGGGTCGAGTGGGTCCACCACACCGTCCGGCGCGGGGAGACGCTCTCCGGGATCGCGCTCCGGTACGGCACGACGGTCTCCGCGATTGTCGGTGCCAACACGCTTCGGAATGCGCATCTCCTGTCCATGGGCCAGGACCTGCTCATCCCGCGCGGCGCGAAGACTGCGCCCGCTCTTGTGTCGGGAGGCTCCTCAGGCCAGAGGCCGGTCCACTATGTCGTCAAGAGAGGCGATACCCTCTCCGAAATCGCGGAAGCCTACGGCACCAGCACACGACGCGTCCGCAGCTGGAACAACCTTCGCGGCGCCACCATTCACCCCGGCGACAAACTGACGCTGTATATGAGCGCGAACGCCCCCGCCGCCCCATCCGGGGTCACGGTTCGGATTCGCCAGGGAGACACGCTCTGGGATCTTGCACGCACCTATGAAGTGAGCCTTGCGGAAGTCCTGAAGGCGAACAACCTGTCCCGGTCCGGTGTCATCCGTCCCGGCGACCGCATCCGAATCCCCGCGACCGGACTGTAG